One window of the Candidatus Chryseobacterium colombiense genome contains the following:
- a CDS encoding biopolymer transporter ExbD — MKIQRRNKANPEFSLAAMTDVILLMLIFFMVTSSAANQSAIDVKLPKTGAVEDNIPNPLTVSIKPDGSYFVDDSPVNKDQLEQIIVDKLTNQTNKSFTIRADENTMHKDVVFAMEIAEKHKFNIAIATVKDK; from the coding sequence ATGAAAATTCAGAGAAGAAATAAAGCGAACCCCGAGTTCAGTTTGGCAGCGATGACAGACGTTATCTTGCTGATGCTGATCTTTTTTATGGTCACCTCTTCGGCAGCGAATCAGAGTGCGATAGATGTAAAACTTCCAAAAACGGGAGCGGTAGAAGATAATATTCCTAATCCTTTAACGGTAAGTATAAAACCTGATGGTTCTTATTTCGTAGACGATAGTCCTGTAAATAAAGATCAACTGGAACAAATCATTGTTGACAAGCTGACGAATCAGACGAACAAATCTTTTACAATAAGAGCAGACGAAAATACGATGCATAAAGATGTGGTTTTTGCGATGGAAATTGCGGAAAAGCACAAGTTTAATATTGCGATTGCAACGGTAAAGGATAAGTAA
- a CDS encoding T9SS type B sorting domain-containing protein, with translation MKRFLFIFILLLSLPVQAQRDTDHWFAPMVGSLTNGNPKQALYLSTDHTAPFLVTIYNNNIPIGTVTISKGNPQIFDVPFNLMQGQNTSDAMSVKTRGLYLHGDFPFFATYRFSEINHGEILTSKGKAGIGTLFYAVYAPLTNNTNTLNFTCGILATEDNTQVKVSGYAMTTWFLNNFNGLTHPSITITLNKGQSYVFAGSATRPGNKDGFIGAKIEATKPVSVTNGNYHGQFGMSPPYNGEDIIMDQSVPVERLGNEFVLIKGMGNILPEIEGAIIVATENNTQIRLNNNPTPVATLNEGQYYRVSAQNYIVNGPSHLNMYIKASKNVYTYQLLSGTADNDATEGFNYIPPLNCLLPKTIDEIGNINELPYATTFNPPLFVKLNILTQTGATVTVNNIPTTAAQGPFPVTGTTDWVSYTIPNIAGNVTINSTKAVTAGIAGGSGNLGYGGYFAGFSSIPAISKTTGECAPGIVLQVESGFNHYQWNLNGNPIPGATSNTYSPTQGGSYTVSITKENCVYTTYPYKVYSCLVNTVKPLNICSAGTPVTLTPAFTSSTQTPVPGTVQIITPPANGTLTVNPTTGVLTYTANAGTTTDTFTYKFCGNDPNFTDCEQVKVNITVVPLILTDTTVNACNVGGSGIFDLTTANVGAPASATKKYYRTLADLNTNTNEIIPANAYPSTVPASVYIKVTTVDGCTANAKITLQFYPRVNVQEAVLTECFNENDPSTGTFNLTIAAVTTTNPATKKYYPTLTDATNGTNEITSPTNYISANSIVYVKVISNDGCFDFAKITLKVIPPKPSAVLKDQTICPEAKTTLDAGPGYTSYLWSTGATTQSVTVPVGDYWVLLSSDGCKTKQLVKVHPFELPKIKNVNVKNNTSTVIAEGGVPPYQYSKDGQIWQESNLFTYLPRGKNNFYVRDSNHCAPVQIQVTVANLVNAITPNGDGRNDTLDYSELSYLKDLKLSIFNRYGQLLYSSDRNNNFKWDGSINGTPVSSGTYWYEIKWTDPDTNKMVTYTDWILVKNRN, from the coding sequence ATGAAAAGATTCTTATTTATATTTATACTATTACTATCTCTTCCTGTTCAGGCTCAAAGAGATACCGATCATTGGTTTGCCCCTATGGTTGGAAGCCTTACGAATGGAAATCCTAAACAAGCTTTATATTTATCTACAGATCATACCGCTCCTTTTTTGGTTACTATTTACAATAATAATATTCCAATAGGAACAGTAACTATCAGTAAAGGAAATCCACAAATCTTTGACGTCCCTTTTAACCTAATGCAGGGCCAGAATACTTCTGACGCCATGAGTGTAAAAACCAGAGGTCTGTATCTTCATGGTGATTTTCCTTTTTTTGCGACCTATCGATTTTCAGAAATTAATCATGGTGAAATACTGACATCTAAAGGAAAAGCTGGAATCGGAACACTTTTCTATGCAGTGTACGCTCCGTTGACGAACAACACCAATACGTTAAACTTTACCTGTGGTATTTTAGCAACAGAAGATAATACACAGGTTAAAGTTTCCGGATATGCTATGACTACCTGGTTCCTAAATAACTTCAATGGACTTACCCATCCTTCTATTACTATTACTTTAAATAAAGGCCAATCCTATGTATTTGCAGGATCAGCAACAAGACCCGGAAATAAAGACGGATTTATCGGTGCTAAAATAGAGGCAACCAAACCCGTATCTGTAACCAATGGGAACTATCATGGCCAGTTTGGGATGAGCCCTCCTTATAATGGTGAAGATATTATTATGGATCAGTCAGTTCCCGTTGAACGGTTGGGAAATGAATTTGTCCTTATTAAAGGCATGGGTAATATACTCCCTGAAATTGAGGGCGCTATCATCGTTGCTACCGAAAATAATACTCAAATCAGGCTAAATAACAACCCAACTCCGGTTGCCACGCTGAACGAAGGCCAGTATTACCGTGTAAGTGCCCAGAATTATATCGTAAACGGACCCTCTCATCTCAATATGTACATAAAAGCAAGTAAAAATGTCTATACTTACCAGCTTTTATCAGGTACCGCCGATAATGATGCCACAGAAGGGTTCAATTATATCCCACCATTGAACTGTCTTCTTCCTAAAACGATTGATGAAATCGGAAACATAAACGAGCTGCCTTACGCCACCACTTTTAATCCGCCTCTATTTGTAAAACTTAATATTCTTACCCAGACGGGCGCTACTGTAACGGTAAATAATATCCCGACAACAGCAGCACAAGGACCTTTTCCGGTAACAGGAACTACAGATTGGGTGTCTTATACAATTCCTAATATTGCAGGGAATGTTACTATAAATTCAACAAAAGCAGTAACCGCAGGAATTGCTGGAGGTAGCGGAAACTTGGGTTACGGAGGATATTTTGCCGGATTCAGCTCTATTCCTGCGATTAGCAAAACTACCGGAGAATGTGCTCCGGGAATCGTTTTACAGGTTGAAAGCGGTTTTAATCATTACCAATGGAACCTCAACGGAAATCCTATTCCCGGGGCTACTTCCAACACCTATTCTCCAACACAAGGGGGAAGCTATACGGTGTCTATTACTAAGGAGAATTGTGTCTATACAACCTATCCATATAAGGTATATTCTTGTCTGGTCAATACTGTAAAACCTTTAAACATCTGTAGTGCGGGAACTCCGGTTACCCTTACTCCTGCTTTTACAAGCTCTACACAAACTCCGGTTCCTGGTACAGTACAAATTATTACGCCGCCAGCAAATGGTACATTAACTGTAAATCCTACAACAGGAGTACTGACTTATACTGCCAATGCAGGAACAACAACAGACACCTTTACCTATAAATTCTGTGGAAATGATCCGAATTTTACTGATTGTGAACAGGTAAAAGTAAATATTACCGTAGTTCCACTCATTCTTACAGATACTACAGTAAACGCTTGTAATGTTGGAGGAAGTGGTATTTTCGATTTAACCACCGCCAATGTGGGAGCGCCTGCTTCTGCAACTAAAAAATATTATCGAACATTAGCTGATTTAAATACAAATACGAATGAAATTATCCCTGCGAATGCCTATCCATCAACAGTCCCGGCTAGTGTTTATATAAAAGTAACCACAGTAGACGGCTGTACTGCCAATGCCAAGATCACTCTTCAGTTTTATCCGAGAGTGAATGTACAGGAAGCGGTTTTAACCGAATGTTTCAATGAAAATGATCCTAGTACAGGAACGTTTAATCTGACGATCGCTGCTGTTACCACAACCAATCCTGCGACAAAAAAATACTATCCAACGCTTACTGATGCAACCAACGGAACCAATGAAATTACATCACCTACCAACTATATTTCAGCAAATTCCATTGTCTATGTAAAAGTTATTTCCAATGACGGATGTTTTGATTTTGCTAAAATAACCCTGAAGGTTATTCCTCCGAAGCCATCTGCAGTTTTGAAAGATCAGACAATATGTCCTGAAGCTAAAACGACATTAGACGCAGGTCCAGGATATACTTCGTATTTATGGAGTACAGGAGCAACAACACAGTCTGTTACTGTTCCGGTAGGAGATTATTGGGTACTGCTCTCTTCGGATGGCTGCAAAACTAAACAATTGGTGAAAGTTCATCCTTTTGAGCTTCCAAAAATCAAGAATGTTAATGTAAAAAACAATACTTCAACTGTGATTGCAGAAGGTGGAGTTCCTCCTTATCAATACTCCAAAGACGGACAAATATGGCAAGAATCTAATCTTTTTACCTATCTTCCCCGTGGTAAAAATAATTTTTATGTAAGAGATTCCAATCATTGCGCGCCGGTTCAGATTCAGGTAACGGTAGCAAATCTTGTCAATGCAATTACTCCCAACGGAGACGGTAGAAATGACACTCTGGATTATTCAGAACTTTCTTATCTGAAAGACCTGAAACTTTCAATATTCAACAGATACGGACAACTTCTTTATTCTTCAGATAGAAATAATAACTTCAAATGGGATGGCTCTATTAACGGTACTCCTGTAAGTAGTGGCACCTATTGGTATGAAATAAAGTGGACCGATCCAGACACTAATAAAATGGTTACTTACACCGACTGGATATTGGTAAAAAATAGAAATTAA
- a CDS encoding T9SS type B sorting domain-containing protein — MISKDTSHHTKQWLTFSKQLLFSFLLILFASNKLFSQRDTEHWFAPMRQAFIENTNRQALFLSTDSLTPFSVTIYNNNTAIGTVTISKGNPKSFDISTDYMITTSQSDVFSVKTRGLYVKGEKPFFCTFRFSIKNHGEILTSKGKAGIGTKFYVAYGPIGVSASMYNFTCGVLATEDNTTVTVSGYNSSVQFSNGTTGTTNPTITFTLNKGQSYIIDGFGDKTPNQTGFIGTKIESNKPITVTNGNFNGQVVNSNNGGDILMDQSLPVERLGNEYVLVKGMALIGQNVEGAVVVATEDNTQVYLNDDTNPAATLNEGKFYRIPSTAYISQNFSGHYNMRVSTTKKAYVYQLMAGTTVMSDITSGANYIPPLNCFLPKKIDEIGMIDILPYYTAINPTVKLNIITETGATVSVNGTILSGTQGPYPVTGNPNWQTYSVPSVTGNITVQSTKAVTAGIAAGDAAVGYGGYFAGFSSIPVIAKKNGNCIPGMILEVDDSYASYQWNFNGDPIPGATTNTYSPTKAGHYTVTVSVGGSCPSATTPVFEVVMPSLPPSLLSDKEICIDATTTLDAGPGYQSYEWNTGATTQSISNVGPGDYWVNLGYNGCFNRQEVSVKVAPKPVIKSIDLENKKATLTVTGGKPPYLYSTNNISWQSSNVFNNLPNGQNIFYVKDANSCEPVQVELTVINIINAITPNGDNINDTISYAELKYKKDLSFSVYDRYGNNVFQGTAFNNYTWDGRFSNKKVLTGTYWYEISWKEPNLQNAAIKYTGWILLKNRD; from the coding sequence ATGATTTCTAAAGATACTTCTCACCACACAAAACAATGGCTTACCTTCTCAAAACAGCTTTTGTTTAGTTTTCTATTGATACTCTTTGCCAGCAACAAGCTTTTTTCGCAAAGAGATACTGAGCACTGGTTTGCGCCGATGAGGCAAGCTTTTATAGAAAATACCAACCGACAGGCATTGTTTTTATCTACAGATTCTTTAACTCCATTTTCTGTCACCATTTATAACAATAACACAGCGATCGGAACAGTTACAATCAGTAAAGGCAATCCAAAATCGTTTGACATTTCCACGGACTATATGATTACAACATCACAGTCTGATGTATTCAGTGTAAAAACCAGAGGACTTTATGTAAAAGGAGAAAAGCCTTTTTTCTGCACCTTCAGGTTTTCAATCAAGAATCATGGGGAAATATTAACCTCCAAAGGAAAAGCAGGAATAGGCACTAAATTTTATGTTGCTTACGGACCTATTGGAGTCTCTGCATCAATGTATAATTTTACCTGTGGGGTATTGGCGACTGAAGATAATACGACGGTAACAGTTTCCGGGTATAATTCTTCAGTACAGTTTTCCAACGGAACTACTGGAACCACTAATCCTACCATCACCTTTACTTTGAATAAAGGACAATCTTACATTATTGATGGTTTTGGAGATAAAACGCCTAATCAGACCGGTTTTATTGGTACTAAAATCGAATCTAACAAGCCGATCACAGTTACCAATGGCAACTTTAACGGACAAGTAGTTAATTCAAATAACGGAGGAGATATTTTAATGGACCAATCGCTCCCGGTAGAGCGTTTAGGCAATGAATATGTCCTGGTAAAAGGAATGGCGCTCATCGGTCAAAATGTAGAAGGCGCTGTTGTAGTCGCCACAGAGGACAATACACAGGTCTATCTGAATGATGACACTAATCCCGCAGCAACATTGAACGAAGGAAAGTTCTATCGAATCCCCTCTACCGCATACATCAGCCAGAACTTCAGCGGTCATTATAATATGAGAGTCAGTACTACCAAAAAGGCTTATGTCTATCAACTAATGGCAGGAACTACGGTAATGAGTGATATTACATCAGGAGCCAATTATATTCCCCCACTCAACTGCTTTCTTCCCAAGAAAATAGATGAAATCGGAATGATTGATATATTGCCTTATTATACCGCTATCAATCCTACCGTAAAACTCAATATTATTACTGAAACCGGAGCTACGGTATCTGTCAATGGAACAATACTTTCAGGAACACAGGGACCATACCCCGTAACAGGAAATCCGAACTGGCAAACCTATTCTGTACCCAGCGTTACAGGAAATATCACGGTGCAATCTACCAAGGCTGTTACGGCTGGAATTGCAGCAGGTGATGCAGCAGTAGGCTACGGCGGATATTTCGCAGGGTTTTCTTCTATTCCTGTAATTGCTAAAAAGAACGGAAACTGTATTCCGGGAATGATATTGGAAGTAGACGACAGTTATGCTTCTTATCAATGGAATTTTAACGGAGACCCGATTCCGGGAGCTACTACAAATACCTATTCTCCAACCAAAGCAGGCCATTATACCGTAACTGTTTCTGTAGGAGGAAGCTGCCCTTCTGCCACGACTCCTGTGTTTGAGGTGGTAATGCCATCACTTCCTCCTTCTTTACTTTCCGATAAAGAAATTTGTATTGATGCTACAACAACATTAGATGCAGGACCCGGATATCAATCGTATGAATGGAATACGGGAGCAACAACACAATCTATTTCCAATGTCGGGCCGGGAGATTATTGGGTAAACTTAGGATATAACGGCTGTTTCAACAGGCAAGAGGTTTCTGTAAAAGTAGCTCCCAAACCGGTAATCAAAAGCATTGATCTCGAAAATAAGAAAGCTACCCTTACAGTAACCGGAGGAAAACCTCCCTATCTGTATTCTACGAATAATATCAGCTGGCAAAGCTCTAATGTATTTAATAATCTTCCGAACGGGCAGAATATATTTTATGTAAAAGATGCTAATAGTTGTGAACCTGTACAGGTGGAACTGACCGTCATCAATATCATCAATGCCATCACTCCGAACGGAGATAACATTAATGATACGATTTCTTATGCAGAGCTTAAATACAAGAAGGATCTGTCTTTCTCTGTGTATGACCGATACGGAAATAATGTTTTTCAAGGTACCGCTTTCAACAACTATACATGGGACGGGAGATTCAGCAATAAAAAAGTGCTTACAGGAACTTATTGGTACGAAATCTCATGGAAAGAACCCAATCTGCAAAACGCTGCTATTAAATACACCGGTTGGATTTTATTGAAAAACAGAGATTAA
- a CDS encoding MotA/TolQ/ExbB proton channel family protein yields the protein MLLTELTQILFAQIATPAVNSDDLEFSFWKIMFHGGAFAKIVMVTVLTLGVFSVYLFFERFFFIKRLTSKTDSNFMDNIEDFIKEGKIESASDYCKRQNSPEGRILEKGISRLGRPVSDIVSAMESQAQIEVANMEKNLNLLAVVPSIAPMLGLLGTVIGMIIAFFNLSHATGSFSPKTLSEGIYTALGQTAVGLAVAIPANFFYNLLLTRIDKFVLKAQNMSGEFLDLINKPL from the coding sequence ATGCTGTTAACGGAACTTACTCAGATTTTATTTGCACAAATTGCTACACCGGCAGTGAACTCAGACGATTTAGAATTTTCATTTTGGAAGATCATGTTTCATGGAGGTGCTTTCGCTAAAATAGTGATGGTAACCGTGTTAACACTTGGTGTGTTTTCGGTATATCTGTTTTTTGAACGTTTTTTCTTTATTAAAAGGCTGACTTCAAAAACAGATTCCAATTTTATGGATAATATTGAAGACTTCATTAAAGAAGGAAAAATAGAATCTGCTTCAGACTACTGTAAAAGACAAAATTCTCCGGAAGGAAGAATTTTAGAAAAGGGAATTTCAAGATTAGGACGTCCTGTTTCTGATATTGTGAGTGCCATGGAATCTCAGGCTCAGATTGAGGTTGCGAATATGGAAAAAAATCTGAACCTTTTGGCGGTAGTTCCGAGTATTGCTCCCATGTTGGGACTTTTGGGGACGGTAATCGGGATGATTATTGCGTTCTTTAACCTTTCTCATGCAACAGGATCTTTCTCTCCGAAAACACTTTCTGAAGGTATTTATACGGCTTTGGGGCAAACTGCGGTTGGTCTTGCGGTGGCAATTCCGGCTAACTTTTTCTATAACTTATTATTGACAAGAATCGATAAGTTTGTATTGAAGGCTCAGAATATGTCGGGTGAATTTTTAGACCTTATCAATAAACCTTTATAA
- a CDS encoding fibronectin type III domain-containing protein, which produces MRKHYLLWMILFFPFFKLSAQTYCTPTTGTSTSYYLANAVFSDQGAFYYNATSFQAYVNNSSSQMVTSYPGGTVKVHLDFAGSGTKSLVWVDWNNNGDFNDFYENPIGTSSYSVVDDQFFVPPTQAPGIYRIRVQTGTSLSASTNPCGPNTNGNFVDFSLKIDPTPTCYVPTAVTATNITNSSATISWTAPATAPGSGYEYYYTSSTTVPTASTPASGPSTNTSAPISGLSAFTTYYVYVRSVCSSTNKSAWSLRGVFKTKCDPMTSMFENFENAVTGPYSADCWDRIILGTGYQQISSGSGVNNSRAMYQSVSSAANTVIAVLPAFSNVNAGTNWIRLKARTSSGTGTLDIGYLTNDADASTFVTIQSLAFSNTVYDGYEYTVVIPNTVPANARLAIRNSGVTTTNIYWDEVYWEPKATCLAPSNVVLSNVTSGSVDIGWTASPSAPVSGYDIYYSTSSTPPTSSTPPNVTGVTANPYTLTNLNSATTYYIWVRARCSGTDQSAWTNIASVLTLCAPKTSLFENFDTYNTGLLNSNAPCWGRIVTGIASCNINGTGAYSGTRHVQQRSVSAGDISIAILPELSNVNAGTHSLSFKAYCAVNTGKLDVGYLTNPADTNTFTLIQQLNITNTSYTPTTGTSDYTVAIPSTVPAGARLAIRNTYATSGNAMYYWDDISWAPTVSLGVNEVATKRDVVIYPNPFTDTITISGDVQLQSVSVYDASGKMVKEINSPEKTVSLHSLNSGAYLIKLTMKNGSSQTIKAIKK; this is translated from the coding sequence ATGAGAAAGCACTATCTATTATGGATGATTTTATTTTTTCCGTTTTTCAAATTGAGTGCACAAACCTATTGTACACCCACCACAGGAACATCCACCTCCTATTATCTGGCCAATGCCGTTTTTTCTGACCAGGGAGCATTTTATTATAATGCTACCTCGTTTCAGGCCTATGTCAATAATTCATCCAGCCAAATGGTAACCTCTTATCCCGGAGGGACCGTAAAAGTACATCTTGACTTCGCAGGAAGCGGAACCAAGTCACTGGTCTGGGTAGACTGGAATAACAACGGAGATTTTAATGATTTCTACGAAAACCCTATAGGAACATCCAGTTATTCAGTTGTGGATGATCAGTTTTTTGTTCCGCCGACTCAGGCACCGGGAATTTATAGGATAAGGGTACAGACCGGTACTAGCCTTTCTGCTTCTACCAATCCTTGCGGACCGAATACCAACGGTAATTTTGTAGATTTCAGCTTAAAAATTGATCCTACACCTACGTGCTACGTTCCTACAGCTGTTACGGCAACAAATATTACCAACTCATCCGCTACTATTTCGTGGACGGCTCCAGCTACAGCTCCGGGAAGCGGTTACGAATATTATTACACATCTTCTACCACCGTTCCTACAGCTTCTACCCCAGCATCAGGACCAAGCACAAACACTTCTGCACCCATCAGCGGTCTTAGTGCTTTTACCACTTATTATGTGTATGTAAGATCTGTATGCAGCAGCACCAACAAAAGCGCATGGTCTTTAAGAGGAGTATTTAAAACCAAATGTGATCCTATGACTTCCATGTTTGAAAATTTTGAAAATGCGGTTACCGGACCATATAGTGCAGATTGCTGGGATAGAATTATTTTAGGAACAGGTTATCAGCAGATTTCTTCAGGATCAGGAGTTAATAATTCCAGAGCAATGTATCAAAGCGTAAGTAGTGCCGCCAATACCGTTATTGCAGTTCTTCCGGCGTTCAGCAATGTAAATGCAGGAACAAACTGGATCCGGCTTAAAGCAAGAACGAGCAGCGGAACCGGGACATTAGACATTGGCTATCTAACCAATGATGCGGATGCTTCAACTTTTGTCACTATTCAGTCATTGGCGTTCAGCAATACAGTCTATGACGGATATGAATATACTGTAGTGATTCCGAACACCGTTCCTGCTAATGCAAGACTCGCTATCCGAAATTCAGGGGTAACTACTACTAATATCTATTGGGACGAAGTATATTGGGAGCCTAAAGCGACATGTTTAGCTCCATCCAATGTTGTGTTATCTAATGTTACCAGTGGATCTGTTGACATTGGCTGGACAGCCTCTCCGTCTGCTCCTGTATCTGGATATGATATTTATTACAGCACAAGCAGCACTCCTCCTACTTCTTCTACACCACCCAATGTCACAGGAGTAACAGCAAATCCTTATACTCTAACGAATCTGAATTCAGCAACCACCTATTATATCTGGGTAAGAGCAAGATGCAGTGGAACAGATCAAAGTGCATGGACGAATATTGCTTCAGTATTAACACTTTGTGCTCCTAAAACTTCTCTTTTTGAGAATTTCGATACTTATAATACAGGATTGCTTAACAGCAATGCTCCATGCTGGGGAAGAATCGTAACCGGAATTGCGTCCTGTAACATCAATGGAACAGGAGCCTACTCAGGAACCAGACATGTTCAACAAAGGTCAGTCTCTGCCGGAGATATTTCTATTGCCATACTTCCTGAGCTAAGCAATGTAAATGCCGGAACCCATTCTTTATCATTTAAAGCCTATTGCGCAGTCAATACCGGGAAATTAGATGTGGGATATTTAACAAATCCGGCCGATACCAATACTTTTACCTTAATTCAACAATTGAATATTACCAATACCTCTTATACTCCTACTACCGGAACCAGCGATTATACTGTTGCTATTCCGAGCACTGTTCCGGCAGGAGCAAGGTTAGCTATTCGAAATACGTATGCAACTTCCGGGAATGCAATGTATTATTGGGATGATATTTCCTGGGCTCCTACAGTTTCTTTAGGCGTGAATGAAGTGGCAACAAAACGTGATGTAGTTATCTATCCTAATCCGTTCACAGATACTATTACCATTTCGGGAGATGTACAATTGCAATCTGTTTCTGTATATGATGCTTCAGGTAAAATGGTGAAGGAAATAAATTCTCCTGAAAAAACAGTTTCATTACACAGTCTTAACTCTGGAGCATACCTGATAAAGTTAACCATGAAAAACGGTAGTTCTCAGACGATAAAAGCAATAAAAAAATAG
- a CDS encoding ferric siderophore ABC transporter substrate-binding protein, which produces MKTYAINKQEENRDRIKSALLSVLIWSAILLFVFLYKLKPELDTEPEVITTMLVNFGDNRNGNGAEEPADQPGSLAAATEEVTPEPVETSVPETKTIIKPEPQPETKKSEAKEKIITGNNSKVTVPKKEESKADNKKSATSTSASKNTKKSGAVTANSKTGNGDGKGTAAIGNLIRGRGTKAGSQGDGEGIGNAGDPLGGDGNGDSRVGIDRKLVGYIPGTMGRGGSQPSHSCTASGSITIAYTVDKAGNVVSARRSGGISDPCVSSTSVTWVKKYVKAEKANVSSTGTYKITF; this is translated from the coding sequence ATGAAGACCTACGCTATAAATAAACAGGAAGAAAACAGAGACCGAATAAAAAGCGCATTGCTTTCTGTTCTTATCTGGTCTGCAATACTGCTGTTTGTTTTTTTATATAAATTAAAACCCGAATTGGATACTGAACCGGAGGTTATTACAACCATGCTGGTGAATTTCGGAGATAACAGAAACGGGAATGGAGCGGAAGAGCCTGCAGATCAGCCGGGAAGTTTAGCAGCTGCTACGGAAGAAGTTACTCCGGAACCTGTAGAAACGTCAGTTCCTGAAACCAAAACAATTATAAAGCCGGAGCCACAACCTGAAACTAAAAAATCAGAGGCTAAAGAGAAAATTATCACCGGAAACAATTCTAAAGTAACGGTTCCGAAAAAAGAAGAATCAAAAGCAGATAATAAAAAATCTGCAACAAGTACGAGTGCTTCTAAAAACACTAAAAAATCCGGTGCAGTTACAGCGAATTCAAAAACCGGAAACGGCGATGGAAAAGGAACGGCAGCTATCGGTAATTTAATCAGGGGGAGAGGGACAAAAGCAGGAAGTCAGGGAGATGGAGAAGGAATCGGAAATGCAGGAGACCCTTTAGGTGGTGACGGAAATGGAGACAGCAGAGTAGGAATCGACAGAAAATTGGTAGGATACATTCCCGGGACTATGGGAAGAGGTGGATCGCAGCCGTCTCACAGCTGTACAGCAAGTGGATCTATTACGATTGCTTATACCGTGGATAAAGCCGGAAATGTGGTTTCTGCGAGAAGATCAGGAGGAATTTCAGACCCTTGTGTTTCTTCTACTTCAGTTACCTGGGTAAAAAAATATGTAAAGGCTGAAAAAGCCAATGTTTCTTCAACGGGAACGTATAAGATTACCTTTTAA
- a CDS encoding aspartyl protease family protein — translation MKINTLVVLLLLCPFFFKATVIPFELIEGKIFLNVKIKNDQHCFLFDTGALTVISSELKDKINAQKSNIIFEAVDANNVKSKMNVFTINTLKVGDLNIKNVNFSFADISWMSSRACKKISGILGANMMKDKVWQIDFKNKTLTVSDRTKADLSSGSVNIPFTEENFTGVPKIEVKIRGQLLDYIFDTGSGTSFSLDQQSYNKIKDSDFLTFEGLLSQSLNSISKGERQVDMMDVQFGNVNVGNQTIDSSLDAVNLVGTRFMENYLVVLDFINKKIVLNPNGNQPEYRSFGISFGVNKDNLIIVNKLKIPQLSELNLGERIIRVNTLDVSKANEDMLCEIKKMLDATKVITVENEAHQKFTLEKKNILQLLN, via the coding sequence ATGAAAATAAATACTCTGGTAGTCTTATTATTGCTTTGTCCGTTTTTCTTCAAAGCAACCGTAATCCCCTTTGAATTAATAGAAGGAAAGATTTTTTTAAATGTAAAGATAAAGAACGATCAACATTGTTTTTTGTTTGATACTGGAGCTCTTACGGTCATTTCGTCTGAGTTGAAAGATAAAATTAATGCTCAAAAAAGCAACATTATATTTGAAGCAGTGGATGCCAATAATGTGAAATCCAAAATGAATGTTTTCACAATCAATACACTAAAGGTAGGGGATTTAAACATCAAAAATGTTAACTTTTCGTTTGCGGATATCAGCTGGATGAGTTCTCGCGCCTGCAAAAAGATAAGTGGGATTCTAGGAGCAAATATGATGAAAGATAAGGTGTGGCAGATTGATTTTAAAAATAAAACACTCACCGTATCTGATAGAACAAAGGCTGATTTGTCTTCAGGCTCAGTAAATATCCCTTTTACAGAGGAGAACTTTACCGGAGTTCCGAAAATCGAAGTTAAGATAAGAGGGCAGCTGCTGGATTATATCTTTGATACCGGTTCCGGAACGAGTTTTTCTCTTGATCAGCAATCTTATAATAAGATAAAAGATAGTGATTTTCTGACTTTTGAAGGCTTATTGTCACAATCTTTAAATAGTATTAGTAAAGGAGAAAGACAGGTTGATATGATGGACGTTCAGTTTGGCAATGTAAATGTTGGAAATCAGACCATAGATAGTAGTTTGGACGCTGTAAATTTAGTGGGAACCAGGTTCATGGAAAACTATTTGGTAGTTCTTGATTTTATCAATAAAAAAATCGTCTTAAATCCGAATGGTAATCAACCCGAATATCGTTCTTTCGGAATTTCTTTTGGCGTAAATAAAGACAATCTGATTATTGTTAATAAATTGAAGATTCCTCAGTTATCGGAACTGAATTTGGGAGAAAGAATTATCAGGGTTAATACTCTTGATGTGTCGAAAGCGAATGAAGATATGCTGTGTGAAATAAAAAAGATGCTTGATGCGACTAAAGTCATTACGGTTGAAAATGAAGCTCACCAAAAATTTACTCTGGAAAAGAAAAATATTTTACAATTACTGAATTAA